A segment of the uncultured Desulfobulbus sp. genome:
AATTTCGCGGAGATCGACCTCGGGCCCTAACATTACATTTTCAGAGTGAATTTTTAAGATAGCTTCCCGGCCATTGATATCCGGTCGGTCCACCAGTACCTGCCGGTCGAACCGACCCGGCCGGAGTAAGGCAGGGTCAAGGATCTCGGGTCGATTGGTGGCTGCCATGATAATGACCCCTTTGTTGGTGTCAAATCCATCCATCTCAACCAGTAATTGATTCAGGGTTTGCTCCCGTTCGTCATGGCCTCCCATCATATTCATCCCCCGTGCTTTCCCCAGGGCATCAAGCTCATCAATAAATATGATACAGGGTGCCTGAGACGCGGCCTGGGCAAAAAGATCACGCACCCGGGCCGCTCCCACGCCGACAAACATTTCAACAAACTCTGATCCGTTGATGCTGAAGAAAGGCACCTTGGCCTCTCCGGCAACTGCCCTGGCCAGGAGGGTTTTGCCTGTTCCCGGCGGACCAACGAGAAGCACCCCCTTGGGTATCCTTCCTCCCAGTTTTTGCGCTTTCTCCGGAGTGCTTAAAAATTCAACCACTTCCTCGAGTTCTTCCTTGGCTTCGTCGATGCCGGCCACATCCCTAAAACTGACCTTGATCTCACTCTCGGCAAAAATTTTGGCTTTGCTTTTGCCAAAAGACATGGCCCCCATCCCGGGTCCCATCTTTTTTAGGGTGAAGCGCCAAATCAGGAAAAACAAACCTATGGGAATAATCCAGGAAAGTAGACCGCTGAAAAATTTATTCTGGTACCGGCCCGAATAACGTACTTTGCGCTCATCTAACTCCTGCACCAAGCCGGGATCATCGACGCGAATGGTGGTGAAGGCCTTCACTGGGGTTTCTGTAAGCGTTCCGGTGATATTTTCAGGGCCAAGGGTGAGATCGGCCACTTTGCCATCGGCAAGGTGTTGCTTAAATTGGCTATAGGCTATTGATTCCACCTTTGCCGAAAAAAAATAGGGCTGCAGGTAGAAAAAGAAAAGGAGGACTCCCAGGAAGAGCCAGAGGTTGAACGGGCCTTTGGGTGACAGGTCATCTCCCTTGCTCTGCGGAGCCCCGCGGTTGAACAAGTTGCGAAACTTGTCGGTCAATGAGTCGGGCTGCTTGTTGTTCAAATCTTTCGGCATGCTATTTTTCCTTTTTTAACATCTCAATCGCAACCGCCTGTCCTGCAAGGTGGCTGTCCCTCTCTCATTTGTTCTGGGAGAGCGATTGCACGCCGATGGTTTCGATCAAACGGTTGATGTCGGTGGTTTTGAGATTCATTCCGCCTTCAGAGACCGGCAAGAGGATAATTCGTTTGTCCTGCATAGCCTCGGCTATACGAAATTTAACAATGGCTTCGCCTCCCGAACCGGCCAGGGCATTATTCATCTCCTGAATGCCATTGGCTTCGGCAACGCCTTCGGCATGAATGGCCTGGGCCAAAAGTTTTTGCTGTTCCAGGTAGACATCGGCATCGATCTTGGCCTTGAGATATTCGCCGTCAGCATCGGCCACCATCTTGTTGACCTCTCCCTTGGCTTCTTCCAATTTGCGCTTGTATTCCTCTGTTGCGGCATGCTGCGCTGACTTGTTTTTCTCCACCTGCTGATCGGCAACTTTTTTATCCTCAATAGCCTTGGTATATTCGGCATTGAAGCGATAATCGTTGGTCAGCACCTTCTCGATAATGATACCCATGGGCCCTAAAATCTCCTGCAACGCCTTTCGAACCTTTTCGGACTGGGTTTCCCGAGCGTCCGCCACATAAAAAGCCTCGGTTTTCAATTCGCCGAAAATGTCCCGAGGTTTACTACGCGCAACAGTCCGTACGATAGCCCCTCCTAAACGTTCATCATTTCGAGCCACATACTGGAGAATATAGGGAGCCTTGACCGCATCAATACGATATGCAATGATCACATCGAGACTGATATCGTTGCCATCAATAGTTTTAAACAGCAAATCATCTCTGGTTTTTCGATCTCCTCTTGATTTCGAAAAAGTCATTTCCAGGTTTTGCAGCTTGGTGTCGAAAACATTCCAGTCGTTGATAAACGGCAGAAAAAAGTAGGTGCCACCTGGTGGGTAGATGCGATCTTCAACACCTTTCGGCCCCCAGAAGGCCACTTTGCGGGTTCTGACACCAACTTCTGTCAGGCCGGTTGTATGGGGAGTGCAACCTGTAAATGTAAAGACGGCCAGCATCAAGACCAGCAAACAGAGCAATCGTTTCATGGGGTGCCTCCCTTGTGAAGGTCGAACAGTTGGAGCGTATTCTCCAGATTCAGGGGATTGACTCCGTGCGGGCCATCACTGGGCAGGATGATAATATCGAGCCCCCTGTACACATCTGCCATCTTGAGAGCGACCATGCGCTCGGAACCTATCCCTTGCAAGGCTTCGTTTTTCAGTCGAACCTTCTCTGCCTCTGCGAGTTTGACCTGCAGGTCGGCGGTCGCTTTGATGCTGCGCGCATAGAGGTCTTTTTCGGCTATCTTACGTGTGACATAGGCTTTGCCGTTTTCGAGTTCAACAGCGGTGATAACCATGCCTTCCTGGATGATTTTTTTTAACCCGGCCTCTTCTTTGGCCGCCCGTGCAGCCGACTGGTTGGTGAAGACCATCTGATCCTGGAGTTTCTTTTCCTCGATGTTTTTCTGAATCTCCGGGCTATAGATGAAATAGCGGACCAGCACCTGGTCCACCTGGATGCCCTTTTCATTCAGCTCACTGTTTAGCCGCATTTTTGCCTCTTCCGCTTTTTGAACCCGCAAGGGGCTGTTGTAAAATTCCTCCGTTGTTAGCTTTCCCAATGTCTCTTTCAAGGCGGGTTCAGCTTTGGGAATGATACCGTTATCTTCAAAAAGGGTTCCGGGGCCGATGGTTGTGAATACCAGGTAGGGGTCTTTGATGTGATAAAGCATGGAAACATCGACATCCACGAAGAAACCGTCCGATGTTTGAATGTGAGCAGCCCGGTCCTTGCGCGCAGCCAAAGCGGCCGTTTCCGGTGAATTGGTCAATTCCAATACCTGGATTCCCTTGGGGAGCCGATACATTTCTTGAAGCCCAAAAGGGAGAACAAAGCTCAAGCCTGCATGATACACCTCTTTCTGAACACCACGATTCATTCCTATCCGGATGACTTTGATGCCGAATTCATCCGGCTGTATGTAGACGAAGAGCAGATTGTAACAAGCAACAGTCAGGGCCAAAACTACAGCGAGAAAGTTCATTCCGACTACCAGACCGCGATTCATCACCGGCAGGCGGAAGAACTCTTTAAACTTGTTTACAGAAGCAATAAGTGTATCCAGCTGATTGCCGGTCATGGTTTCCTCTCCTCAAAAAGGGTGTTACCCATCAAACGATTGGTCTTCCCAAGTGGAATCTCTTTGGGAAAAGATGTCCGATGGTGGCCTGTAATCAAAAAACATGAAGTTTGGCAGGGACTATCAAGCGATTTTCATGCCGACAGATGATTGGATTTGGATATTTATTTATTTTGGAAAATCAGTGCATTGAGATTGAGCAGAGAGGGAATGGCAGAGGTGGGAAGGAAAGAATGCGTTGCGTGCAACGAAAGTGTTGATAGTTATGGTGAGGATTGAGCGCAACGATATTAGGACAGATGAGGATCTTCTGTGAGATTGAATTTTTTAATCCTCCTGTAGAGGGTAACCCGGTCAATCCCCAATATACGGGATGCTTTTGCTTTATTCCATGCGGTTTTCTTCAGGGCATCCAGGGTTTCCTGGGACACGATGTCTGATGTCTTATGAGGAGAACGGCGCACTCCTGGTATCTGCCTGATTTCCTGAGGCAAATGATCGAGCTCGATAATGTTTTTGTTGCACAGGACAAAAGCATGTTCCATGGCGTGCTCCAGTTCGCGGACATTGCCCGGCCAGCGGTATTTATTGAAGACTTTCAAAACGTCGGCTGAAATTGCTTCGATGGTCTTTTTGAATTTCAGATTGAATTTTTGGCGAAAATGTTCAACCAGCAGGGGGAGATCTTCAAGCCTTTCTCGCAACGGTGGTAAACGAATCTCAACCACCTTGAGCCGGTAGTACAGATCTTCCCGCAACTCGCCCCGGCTGACCTTCTCTTGGAGATTTTTGTTGGTTGCCGCGATCAAGCGTACGTTAACCTTGGTGGAGGTTGAACTGCCAACGCGCTCAAAGGTACTTTCCTCAAGCACGCGCAGCATTTTTACTTGTATGGTGGGCGAAATCTCACCAATTTCATCGAAAAATATAGAACCTCCATCCGCCCTGTCGAAGCGGCCTTCGTTATCCCTGATGGCGCCGGTAAACGAGCCCTTGACATGCCCGAAGAGTTCCGCCTCAAGCAGATGTTCGGGCAGCGCCGAACAGTTTACTTTAACCAGCGGTTTCTGGCTGCGGTCACCAGAAAAATGCAAGGCCTCTGCCACCAACTCTTTGCCCGTTCCGCTTTCTCCTGTGATGAGAACCGTGGTTTGCACATTGGCCAAGGCTTTGATCAGGGAGTACACCTGCTGCATCGGTTCGCTCTTGCCGACAAGGCGTTGAAACTGTTGGTGTTCTTTAAGTGTGTTTTCAAGATGAACCACTTGGGTTTCATCATGGAGCACCATGACCACGCCGGATGCCAGTCCCTGTGGATCAAGGAGAGGCGAAGTCCGCAGACTGATTATCCGCGTTGCTTTTCTCCCCTGCTTGCATTCGATGCGTTTGGCCTCAATTGGGGTGCTTGAGCGTAAAGCCTGTTCAAGAATTTCGCTGCAGCTGCCCTTGCATCGGTTGGCGATATCGCGGAAAGGCTGGCCGATATCATCCTGCGTAGCCCCACAGAGGTGCATAGCAGCCTCATTGAGCGCAATCACCACCACCTGTTGGTCAACGGTTATGATTGCATCGTTAACGCTCCTGAAAATTGCCTCGAGATTGGCCCGGTATCGTTCTTTTTCTACGTGAGCATCCTTGAATTTCAATGCTATCCTGGTGACATACAGCAATGATTCCTGATTGACCGGTTTGGGAATATAATCAAAGGCACCAAGGCGAAGGGCCTCCGACGCGGTTTCCACACCTGGATCGCCGGTGATCATAATGACCGGGCAGCTGAGGCCTCTGCTCTTGATCGCCCGCAAAACCTCGATTCCTGTTCCATCCTCTAAAATGATATCGGCAAAAACCACATCAAAGCTCGATTCCTCCAGTTCGGTCAAGGCTTCGGTACAGCTTGCGACTGTCGTGACGAGATGTCCGGCCGCCTTGAGGAATCGTTCGAAGGTAAACCGGATCGATTCCTCATCATCAATGACCAGAATTCTTGCTCTCATGCCCCCACCTCGGTTTTGGTTTGATGAACCGGTAATACAACAATAACCCTGGTAAAATCTCCTTTGACGCTTTCAAAGATGAGTTGGCCGTCATGATCCGAAATAATTTTTTGGGTGATGTTTAATCCCAATCCTGTTCCTTTGCCGAACGGTTTGGTTGAAAAAAACGGCTTAGTCAGCATCGGCAATTCATGCTCGGCAATGCCAACCCCTTGATCGTGAAAGATGATACGCACACAAGGACGATCACGGATCGTCAAGGCCTTACCCGTGATTTCAAGGCGTTTGTTTTCGTGTCGTTCCGAATATTTTTCATTCAAGGCATACCGCGCATTGTTGATGATGTTGATGAAAACCTGCTGAATCTGGTGAAAGTTCGCTTCGATCGGGGGTAGGTCATCATCCAAGCATATTTTGAGGAAGATGCCCTCTTTGCGGATTTGCGCTTGGGTAAGAACAATGGATTCGGCGAGAACATCGGGAATGCTGGTACATCTTTTTTTTTGGCGTCTGTCCTGTTGCGCAAAGGAAAGCAGGGATTTGACGATCCGTCCGACACGCTCTCCTTCCTTGACAATGCGCGAGCCAATGTCTTGCTCCATGCTCTCAGGACTGCATTCGTTGAGCAGTATTTGGCCGTAGTTGATAATACCGGTAATGGGGTTGTTGATTTCATGTGCCACGCCAGCTGCTAATTCGCCCAGAGAAGCCAGATGCCCCGCCTGAATGGCCTCTGCCTGCAGGGCTATTTTCTCGGTAATATCGCTCACCAGCAGAAGTACACTACTGACGCTGTTCGCCTCCAGTATCGGGAAGGCCCTGATGTCGAGCACGGCGCCATTATACGTGGTCACTGCGACTTCATTTTTTGCAGAATGGAAACATCGTGTTATCGGGCACTCTTTGGCGAGCACCGCATGCTCATGCAACAGCTTATAGCAGTATTGTTCCGCCGCATTGGAAGATGTCCTTTGCCGCTCCAAGGCTTTGTCACTGTTCATCCAGAGTATTTTCTTTTCTGGGGAAAGGAGGATCAGGGTGTCGCTGATTGCATAGAGAAGCGTCTGGAATTCCTTGGAGAGTTTCCTGAATTTTCTTTCGCTTTCACTGAGTTCAAGCGTGCGCGTTGCAACACGATGTTCCAGTTTACTCTGTAATGCACGCAGTTCTTCCTCGGCAGCCTTCTTGTCCGACATGTCGGTGATTGAAGTCCGGCAAAGTAATCTGCCGTCCGCGTATTGGCAACGAACACTGTTGCACTGGACATGCAGGTCAGGGCCGTTTCGTTGTTCCATTCTCAGTTCGCAGGTCTGCCGTTCGGGGCTCTGGAAAACCTGGTCAAGGTGGGCCCAAAAGGCAGGTCTATCGTGGGCAACGACAAACAATGCCAAGGCCGAGTTGATTAAGCTCTTTCGCTCAGTGTCAAGCTGCCTGGCAATGGTGAGATTGGCTTCCACTATTCGCCCTTTTGGAGTCAATGTGACGTAGCCGACCGGGGCAAATTCAAAAAGATCCGTATACTTTTCCAGCGACTCACCAAGTTTATCCTGAGTCGCCCGGAGCTCCTCATTTTGCATCTCCAGTTCAATCTGATGCACTTGCAATTCATGAACAATTTTCTGAATTTCCAGCTCATTCATATTCAGGGAAGGAAGATCCTTTTTGCGATCCTCTGCAAGTCGGCGCAACTCGTAAAATCGATCTTGGTCTGATGAGTGCTCAGTCATATCTGTACTCTCAGTCCCAATCCATTACGATTGGTATTTTTTGTATGGGTGACTGGTTTTAAAAGACAGGCTGCCGTTTCTTTGCAGCAAATGGCCGAATGCATATACATAAAGGATAACATGTTGCGCAATGGTGCGCGAAACACTTCTGTTACATTCAACACTATTTATGGGAGAGTATAATAAAATAAGACGATGTTTTTTTGGCGTAACAACCGAAAAACGCTGAAGTTAATTTAAATAATGCGATTCTTTTGCAATAAGGCATTGAATTTGCCTTGTTCCCCGTAAGCGAAATGGATGCATATTCATACCACTCAGGCGATCTTTTTTAAAAGTTGCTGCTTAGTTTTTTTGTGTCGGCCCTTGTCGGATTTGAGGGCATATAGCAATTGTCCTTCTTGTAAAAATACAAGATGAAAACAATGCCTTGCAGTTTGCAACAAATTGTTTTCACTATAATTTATTTCGTATATGGATTGCGATGAAATCATGCCCGATAACCTGCGGCTTACCGACACGCATGACCCAACAATGTTTCGAACGGGCTTGCCGAGAAAATAGACAAAGAGGAAACTGTGCCTGTTTTTGCAACGGTAGCAAAAAACAAAGAAAAAGAGCTCCTTTATGTTTTGCCTGTCAGGCTGGAAATAAGTCGATAGAGCTTGATTTTATTCCACCGGAGGAGATCAACACAATAGTGCTGACAAGTTAAGCTCGTTACAGTGGTCAAGATCGCTTCTACAAGCCTCATTCATGGGCATGACATGGAGTAGATAATCAATAATATAAAATAATTATAATGGTAGTTGTTTCGAAAAAATTGATACTGTCCATGCAGTCAACAGCAACCAGCGGAGCTAAAATTTCGCACTATGACCATAGGGATTCTATGACTAATACCGCCAAATTTCGCGCCGTTGATTCCTCCTGCAAACAGATTATTCCGGTTGGAAAAATGTACAAAGAAGAGGCTGTGTTATCCGAGCATCTTGCCGATCCGTCAAACGAACAATTACAGCAGAGATTCCGTGAGATTCGGTTGCATCAGATTGGACTGGAGATGCAGAATGAGGAACTGCGTCTGGTCCGGGCAAAACTTGAGTCCTCGCGGATGCGTTTGATGGATCTTTATGACAATGCGCCTGTGGGATATGTGACTGAAAGCGAAGCGGGGATAATTTTTGAGGCTAACGCCACCGCCGCCAACATGCTGAACGTGACCAAAAAATCCTTATTCGACTCACCTTTGAGCTACTTCATTCTACCTGAAGACCAGGATACTTACCACCTCCACCGAAAGCAGCTTTTCGATACGCATGCGCCGCAGGTAATTGAAGTGCGAATGCTCCGGCCTGGAAGCTCTCCTTTTTGGGCTAGGCTGCAAGCGACAATAGTTTGCGAAGTTAGAACTCTGCCTACATGCCGCATTATCTTGAGTGATATTACCGCTTGCAAATTGGCCGAGCAACGGAGGGAAAAACAAAAAGATCAGCTGGCCCAGATGCAAAAGATGGAATCGATAGAGCGGTTGGCCGTCGGCGTGGCAAGCAAGTTCAACAACATGCTCGGGATTATTCTTGGCAACACGGAGATGGCTCTTGACCATGCCGCACCAGGAGAACCGTTCTTTTATAATCTCCAGGAGATCGGCAAGGCTGTCGATCGTTCAGCCCAGCTCACCTGGCAGTTACTGTCCTTTGCTCGCATGCAGATCACAGCAACCGAATGCTTTGATCTAAACAAAGCCGTAGAGGAACAACTATCTCATTTGCGACATCTGCTTGGCAAGGCCATCGACCTTGAATGGATTCCGGGTGCGGGCCTGTGGCCAGTCACCATGGACATCACTCAAATTGAACAAATTTTAATAAATCTTGGCATCAATGCCCGCGACGCCATTAAAGAGGCAGGCCAAATAACAATTGAGACGGGTAATAAGACCCTTGACCATGAAGACCACGCACTTCACCCGAATTTATTCCCGGGTGAATATGTGATGCTCATTGTACGCGATAATGGCTGCGGCATTGCGCATGATGTCATGAACAGGCTGTTTGAACCTTTTTTCACCACTAAAACGATAGGACAAAGCAGTGGTATCGGACTAGCCATAGTGCACGGTATTGTCAAACAGAACGATGGATTCATCAACGTTATCAGTAAACAGGGCCAAGGGACCTCTTTTGAAGTTTATCTGCCACGCCTACCGATAATCAACATTTCCGACGAAAGGTGCGAACGCGCAGAACAATCAATAGGTGCAAAATGAGCGTCGTTTATCGAGCAACAGAGATGCACAAAACATCATCCATGAATTGAAGGTGTAATATGAGGCCGACCATGAAGGACCAAACAGAAAAAACGTTTTATCAGATAAAAGGAAAAGTAAGGGAAGAAGCTGAAAAAATAACTAAAAATGATGAGAAAAAAGTCGAAGTAATCGCCGAAAAAAATGAAGGCGAAGAACTGGAAATACTTGGCGACACCGGGGAGGGGGGCTCGGAAGCAGTAGGAGGTGTGCCTCATTCATCGGAACGCAACTTGACATAGGGCTTTGAAATAAGGAGCACCTCAATGAATATTCTTCTGGTTTATCCACATTATCCAGATACTTTCTGGAGTTTTCGGCACGCCTTAAATTTTATCGGGAAAAAAGCGAGTTTTCCGCCCCTGGGATTGCTGACAGTGGCCGCAATGCTCCCAGGTGCATGGAACAAGAGGTTAATCGATTTGAATGTTCGCTCTTTAACGGATAGTGATTTGCTGTGGGCGAACTACGTTTTCATCAGTGCCATGGATATTCAGAGGAAATCGGCCCGGGAGATTATCGCGCGCTGCCGTCTACTTGGCGTCAAGTCTGTAGCGGGTGGCCCCCTGTTCACGAGTTGTCGTGAAGATTTCCCGGAAGTGGATCATCTTGTGCTGGGCGAGGCTGAATGCACGTTACCCAGGTTCCTCGAAGACTTGGGAAATGGTACAGCTCAACGGGTTTATGTGGATGAGCGGAAGGCTGATCTGCAGGCCACTCCCGCACCGCTTTGGGATCTGATCGACACAAAAAAGTATGCCGCCATGAATATTCAATATTCGCGCGGATGTCCCTTTGACTGCGAATTTTGTGACATCACTGCAATGTTTGGCCATAGACCGCGCACTATATCGGTGATCGGGGTAAGCTTAAGCGCGAAGTCCTTCCTGGCTTGATCGACTGGATGGAGCAAAATGGACGACCGTTCTATTTCTACACTGAAGCGTCCATCGATCTCGCAGGTGATGCCCAGCTCATGGAGTTGATGGTCCGAGCTGGCTTTCAGGAGGTCTTTATCGGTATCGAAACTCCTTGTGAGGATTGTTTGATTGAGACAGGCAAGGCGCAGAATAGAAATCGTGATCTGCTGGCCGCTGTCCGTTGTATCCAACATTCGGGTTTGCAGGTACATGGCGGTTTCATTGTCGGGTTTGACAGCGATCCAGCTTCAATTTTCGATATGCAGATTCGTTTCATCCAGGAAAGCGGTATCGTCACCGCCATGGTCGGCCTGTTGAGCGCTTTGCGTGGCACGCGGCTTTACCAGCGCCTGGAGAAAGAAGGACGGTTGCTGGGCGCCACGACAGGGAACAATATGGATGGCTCCCTCAACTTTATTCCAAAGATGGAGATTAAAACGCTCATTTTAGGGTATCAGGGCATCCTCGATACCATCTATGCCCCGAGATACTATTATCAACGAGTAATGAAGCTCTTTCGGGCGTATCGACCTTTGCAGGAAGGCAAATTTCACCTCCAACCTGGCTATATTGGGGCTTTGTTCAAGGCTATCCTTTTTCTAGGCGTGCTGGGGCGGGAAAGATTGTATTTCTGGAAGCTATTTTTCTGGTCACTTTTGAGAAAACCGCGACTTTTTCCACTAGCTATAACCTATGCCATTTATGGATTCCATTTTAGGAAAGTGGCAGAGCAGATCATTAGGCATGGATAAATTTTCTGGGCGTTTGAGCACTGGAGGTCTTAGAAAGACTGTGTTGTTGGCAAGAAAATGACATCATCGCGATTGCCCCGACAATAGGGTACTGAATGATTTTTTTGATTGTTCGGTGTTTTACCGTTAGCCCTAAAATGGGGTTAACCATTTTAGGGTGTGGCTTGATCACACAACGACTAGAGGAGTAGATGCAATGGCTGAAGGAACTGTGAAATGGTTTAATGATTCTAAAGGGTTTGGCTTTATCGAGCAAAAAGGTGGCAAGGACGTTTTTGTCCATCATTCCGCTATTCAGGCGGAGGGGTTTAAGTCGCTCCAGGAAGGTGATCATGTAAAATTCGATGTGGAAGACGGGGCCAAGGGACCTTCAGCAAAAAATGTAATAAAGTGCTGAGTTTTGAGGCTCGGCACATCATGCAAACCCGCTTCATGCGGGTTTGTTGTCCAACTATTCAAGCATTCACCTTTTTGATCATTTCCGAAATCAACCACTTGAGATCAATTCAAAGGAAGGCATCATGAAACGAAAATTCGTTCTCTTGTTTTGCTTGATGGTCACTTTATCTCTCCCCATGTGTTGCGTGATCGCAGCAGAACGAACCACAGTTCAGGAGATAAGGGGAAACCAAGAACCACAGGTCTATGGGAGCCAGCTTATGACACACGATGAGCGGGTCGAATACCAGAGGCAAATGCGAGAGGCAAAAACAGCAGAAGAACGTACCTCGCTCCGCCAGAAACATCATCAACGAATGCAAGAACGGGCGGCTGTTCGTGGAGTGACTTTACCCGAAGATCCAC
Coding sequences within it:
- the ftsH gene encoding ATP-dependent zinc metalloprotease FtsH; protein product: MPKDLNNKQPDSLTDKFRNLFNRGAPQSKGDDLSPKGPFNLWLFLGVLLFFFYLQPYFFSAKVESIAYSQFKQHLADGKVADLTLGPENITGTLTETPVKAFTTIRVDDPGLVQELDERKVRYSGRYQNKFFSGLLSWIIPIGLFFLIWRFTLKKMGPGMGAMSFGKSKAKIFAESEIKVSFRDVAGIDEAKEELEEVVEFLSTPEKAQKLGGRIPKGVLLVGPPGTGKTLLARAVAGEAKVPFFSINGSEFVEMFVGVGAARVRDLFAQAASQAPCIIFIDELDALGKARGMNMMGGHDEREQTLNQLLVEMDGFDTNKGVIIMAATNRPEILDPALLRPGRFDRQVLVDRPDINGREAILKIHSENVMLGPEVDLREIAGRTPGFVGADLANIINEAALLAARNDKEAVEPTDFDEAIDRVVAGLQKKNRVMNAQEKEIVAIHESGHAIVAESVEHADHVHKISIIPRGISALGYTQQQPTEDRYLMTRSELLDRLAVLLGGRVAEELVFEEISTGAQNDLQRASDIARAMVTEYGMSENLGLVSYERPRQSLFFPDNYSSSKNYSEAKAAQIDKEVSLLVEQSHQRVRTILTKRRTVLDELALLLAKNESVQGEVLRKMLTVDTPNP
- a CDS encoding SPFH domain-containing protein yields the protein MKRLLCLLVLMLAVFTFTGCTPHTTGLTEVGVRTRKVAFWGPKGVEDRIYPPGGTYFFLPFINDWNVFDTKLQNLEMTFSKSRGDRKTRDDLLFKTIDGNDISLDVIIAYRIDAVKAPYILQYVARNDERLGGAIVRTVARSKPRDIFGELKTEAFYVADARETQSEKVRKALQEILGPMGIIIEKVLTNDYRFNAEYTKAIEDKKVADQQVEKNKSAQHAATEEYKRKLEEAKGEVNKMVADADGEYLKAKIDADVYLEQQKLLAQAIHAEGVAEANGIQEMNNALAGSGGEAIVKFRIAEAMQDKRIILLPVSEGGMNLKTTDINRLIETIGVQSLSQNK
- a CDS encoding SPFH domain-containing protein, giving the protein MTGNQLDTLIASVNKFKEFFRLPVMNRGLVVGMNFLAVVLALTVACYNLLFVYIQPDEFGIKVIRIGMNRGVQKEVYHAGLSFVLPFGLQEMYRLPKGIQVLELTNSPETAALAARKDRAAHIQTSDGFFVDVDVSMLYHIKDPYLVFTTIGPGTLFEDNGIIPKAEPALKETLGKLTTEEFYNSPLRVQKAEEAKMRLNSELNEKGIQVDQVLVRYFIYSPEIQKNIEEKKLQDQMVFTNQSAARAAKEEAGLKKIIQEGMVITAVELENGKAYVTRKIAEKDLYARSIKATADLQVKLAEAEKVRLKNEALQGIGSERMVALKMADVYRGLDIIILPSDGPHGVNPLNLENTLQLFDLHKGGTP
- a CDS encoding sigma 54-interacting transcriptional regulator; this translates as MRARILVIDDEESIRFTFERFLKAAGHLVTTVASCTEALTELEESSFDVVFADIILEDGTGIEVLRAIKSRGLSCPVIMITGDPGVETASEALRLGAFDYIPKPVNQESLLYVTRIALKFKDAHVEKERYRANLEAIFRSVNDAIITVDQQVVVIALNEAAMHLCGATQDDIGQPFRDIANRCKGSCSEILEQALRSSTPIEAKRIECKQGRKATRIISLRTSPLLDPQGLASGVVMVLHDETQVVHLENTLKEHQQFQRLVGKSEPMQQVYSLIKALANVQTTVLITGESGTGKELVAEALHFSGDRSQKPLVKVNCSALPEHLLEAELFGHVKGSFTGAIRDNEGRFDRADGGSIFFDEIGEISPTIQVKMLRVLEESTFERVGSSTSTKVNVRLIAATNKNLQEKVSRGELREDLYYRLKVVEIRLPPLRERLEDLPLLVEHFRQKFNLKFKKTIEAISADVLKVFNKYRWPGNVRELEHAMEHAFVLCNKNIIELDHLPQEIRQIPGVRRSPHKTSDIVSQETLDALKKTAWNKAKASRILGIDRVTLYRRIKKFNLTEDPHLS
- a CDS encoding ATP-binding protein, which codes for MTEHSSDQDRFYELRRLAEDRKKDLPSLNMNELEIQKIVHELQVHQIELEMQNEELRATQDKLGESLEKYTDLFEFAPVGYVTLTPKGRIVEANLTIARQLDTERKSLINSALALFVVAHDRPAFWAHLDQVFQSPERQTCELRMEQRNGPDLHVQCNSVRCQYADGRLLCRTSITDMSDKKAAEEELRALQSKLEHRVATRTLELSESERKFRKLSKEFQTLLYAISDTLILLSPEKKILWMNSDKALERQRTSSNAAEQYCYKLLHEHAVLAKECPITRCFHSAKNEVAVTTYNGAVLDIRAFPILEANSVSSVLLLVSDITEKIALQAEAIQAGHLASLGELAAGVAHEINNPITGIINYGQILLNECSPESMEQDIGSRIVKEGERVGRIVKSLLSFAQQDRRQKKRCTSIPDVLAESIVLTQAQIRKEGIFLKICLDDDLPPIEANFHQIQQVFINIINNARYALNEKYSERHENKRLEITGKALTIRDRPCVRIIFHDQGVGIAEHELPMLTKPFFSTKPFGKGTGLGLNITQKIISDHDGQLIFESVKGDFTRVIVVLPVHQTKTEVGA
- a CDS encoding ATP-binding protein yields the protein MTNTAKFRAVDSSCKQIIPVGKMYKEEAVLSEHLADPSNEQLQQRFREIRLHQIGLEMQNEELRLVRAKLESSRMRLMDLYDNAPVGYVTESEAGIIFEANATAANMLNVTKKSLFDSPLSYFILPEDQDTYHLHRKQLFDTHAPQVIEVRMLRPGSSPFWARLQATIVCEVRTLPTCRIILSDITACKLAEQRREKQKDQLAQMQKMESIERLAVGVASKFNNMLGIILGNTEMALDHAAPGEPFFYNLQEIGKAVDRSAQLTWQLLSFARMQITATECFDLNKAVEEQLSHLRHLLGKAIDLEWIPGAGLWPVTMDITQIEQILINLGINARDAIKEAGQITIETGNKTLDHEDHALHPNLFPGEYVMLIVRDNGCGIAHDVMNRLFEPFFTTKTIGQSSGIGLAIVHGIVKQNDGFINVISKQGQGTSFEVYLPRLPIINISDERCERAEQSIGAK
- a CDS encoding cobalamin-dependent protein (Presence of a B(12) (cobalamin)-binding domain implies dependence on cobalamin itself, in one of its several forms, or in some unusual lineages, dependence on a cobalamin-like analog.), which codes for MNILLVYPHYPDTFWSFRHALNFIGKKASFPPLGLLTVAAMLPGAWNKRLIDLNVRSLTDSDLLWANYVFISAMDIQRKSAREIIARCRLLGVKSVAGGPLFTSCREDFPEVDHLVLGEAECTLPRFLEDLGNGTAQRVYVDERKADLQATPAPLWDLIDTKKYAAMNIQYSRGCPFDCEFCDITAMFGHRPRTISVIGVSLSAKSFLA
- a CDS encoding DUF4070 domain-containing protein → MEQNGRPFYFYTEASIDLAGDAQLMELMVRAGFQEVFIGIETPCEDCLIETGKAQNRNRDLLAAVRCIQHSGLQVHGGFIVGFDSDPASIFDMQIRFIQESGIVTAMVGLLSALRGTRLYQRLEKEGRLLGATTGNNMDGSLNFIPKMEIKTLILGYQGILDTIYAPRYYYQRVMKLFRAYRPLQEGKFHLQPGYIGALFKAILFLGVLGRERLYFWKLFFWSLLRKPRLFPLAITYAIYGFHFRKVAEQIIRHG
- a CDS encoding cold-shock protein — protein: MAEGTVKWFNDSKGFGFIEQKGGKDVFVHHSAIQAEGFKSLQEGDHVKFDVEDGAKGPSAKNVIKC